A window from Rhizosphaericola mali encodes these proteins:
- a CDS encoding ROK family protein, giving the protein MKTIKKILSIDIGGTNIKSSVLDADGKLLTEYKKLPTPNPATPNAVIKVIKKLTEGWDYDVIASGFPGYLKEGVVFTAPNLGTEVWKGCKFQDLLAKSFGKPARVVNDADMQGLGIMSGKGFEIVVTLGTGFGSAFFYNGVLLPHMEVAHHPIKKDKTYDEYIGQKAFDKAGKKRWNEHLKFIIQTLKTVYNYDTLYLGGGNAKKIDFELDKNIKIVTNEEGIDGGAKLWQQKA; this is encoded by the coding sequence ATGAAAACAATCAAAAAAATTCTCTCTATAGACATTGGTGGTACAAATATTAAATCTTCTGTTTTAGATGCTGATGGTAAATTACTTACAGAGTATAAAAAATTACCCACGCCTAATCCTGCCACGCCCAATGCGGTTATAAAAGTTATTAAAAAATTGACGGAAGGCTGGGATTATGATGTTATAGCCTCTGGATTTCCTGGTTATTTAAAAGAGGGTGTCGTTTTTACTGCTCCCAATTTAGGTACAGAAGTTTGGAAGGGATGTAAATTTCAAGATTTATTGGCCAAGTCTTTTGGGAAGCCTGCACGTGTGGTGAATGATGCAGATATGCAAGGTTTGGGTATTATGTCTGGTAAAGGTTTTGAAATTGTCGTGACTTTGGGTACGGGATTTGGATCGGCATTTTTCTATAATGGTGTTTTGTTGCCCCACATGGAAGTGGCGCATCATCCTATAAAAAAGGATAAAACTTACGACGAATATATCGGTCAGAAAGCATTTGATAAGGCTGGAAAAAAACGTTGGAATGAACATTTGAAATTCATTATTCAGACATTGAAAACCGTCTATAACTATGATACGCTATATCTTGGAGGCGGTAATGCAAAGAAAATTGATTTCGAATTGGATAAAAATATTAAGATCGTAACGAATGAAGAAGGGATTGACGGTGGCGCTAAATTGTGGCAACAAAAAGCCTAA
- the rplU gene encoding 50S ribosomal protein L21, which translates to MFVVVKIAGQQFKVQEGDTLYVPHLTASNGDNVEFNDVLLVDADGKLTLGADIKSIVKAEVVNALVQDDKVIAYKQKRRKGFRKKIGHRTQFTQIKINSIA; encoded by the coding sequence ATGTTTGTAGTTGTAAAAATAGCTGGTCAGCAATTTAAAGTGCAAGAAGGAGATACTTTGTATGTTCCGCACCTGACCGCAAGTAACGGTGATAATGTAGAGTTCAACGACGTATTGTTGGTAGATGCTGATGGCAAACTTACATTGGGTGCTGATATTAAAAGTATCGTAAAAGCAGAAGTTGTTAACGCCCTTGTACAGGATGATAAGGTGATCGCTTACAAACAAAAAAGACGTAAAGGTTTCCGTAAAAAAATCGGACACAGAACTCAATTTACGCAGATCAAAATCAATAGCATCGCGTAA
- the rpmA gene encoding 50S ribosomal protein L27 yields the protein MAHKVGEGSVKNGRDSRSKRLGVKVYGGQPASAGNIILRQRGTEYHPGKNVGIGNDFTIYALTDGIVEFKKGRERRTYVSVVAPATAEA from the coding sequence ATGGCACACAAAGTTGGTGAAGGTTCCGTAAAAAACGGACGTGATTCCAGAAGCAAACGTTTAGGTGTTAAAGTGTATGGTGGTCAACCTGCATCTGCTGGTAATATTATTTTGCGCCAAAGAGGTACAGAATATCACCCAGGTAAAAATGTAGGTATTGGTAATGATTTTACTATATATGCACTTACTGACGGTATTGTAGAATTTAAAAAAGGTCGTGAACGCAGAACTTATGTATCTGTTGTTGCTCCTGCTACAGCAGAAGCTTAG
- a CDS encoding YkgJ family cysteine cluster protein — protein sequence MQLQTDLTYLSLESERKIAENERFRTFLSGFELDELDKMVFQINEIIEPKIDCTICGNCCKTLMINVEPSEAERLADHLNMPLEKFDAQYIEKSDHSDRRIVNCIPCHFLSENKCTVYEYRFDGCREFPALHKPMFKKRLFTIFMHYGRCPIIYNVVEQLKAEVSFQ from the coding sequence ATGCAATTACAGACAGATCTTACCTATTTATCTTTAGAGTCAGAAAGAAAAATAGCAGAAAACGAGCGATTTAGAACATTTCTAAGTGGTTTTGAATTAGACGAACTTGATAAGATGGTTTTTCAAATAAATGAAATCATAGAACCTAAAATCGATTGTACGATTTGTGGTAATTGCTGTAAAACATTGATGATTAATGTGGAACCGTCTGAAGCAGAAAGATTAGCAGATCATTTGAATATGCCTTTAGAAAAATTTGATGCACAATACATTGAAAAAAGTGATCATAGTGATCGACGTATTGTAAATTGTATACCTTGTCATTTCCTCTCTGAAAATAAATGCACGGTTTATGAATATCGATTTGATGGTTGTAGAGAATTTCCAGCTTTACACAAGCCTATGTTCAAAAAAAGATTATTTACCATTTTCATGCATTACGGTCGATGTCCCATTATCTACAACGTAGTAGAGCAGTTAAAAGCAGAAGTTTCTTTTCAATAA